A stretch of DNA from Cyprinus carpio isolate SPL01 chromosome A25, ASM1834038v1, whole genome shotgun sequence:
CAAACGCCCATGTTGGCCACAGGGGCAGAAAAGGGCTTGTTGAAGAGCTTGCAGAGCTTGTAGGCATCTGTGCGGATCTCTGTGAGGTTGTTGAGCAGTAACAGAGGCGCAGTGAGAGGATAGACACAAGAGAAGAGACTCAAGTAGCCAAACTGAACCAGAAGCTCGATGTATTCAGCAAACAGGCCCTGAAGAGGAACAAGATTGAGAATTTAAGGAAAGTACAATTCCTGTGTTCTTGACATTTGAGCTCATTTGATTGCTACTCACTGGGAAAGCCGGCAGACTGCCCTGAGCCTGGAGATGGTCCACCTCTGGATCGTCTTCCTTCAGGTTCCTGTCTGCAGATGTGAGGAAACGGTCCACCAGGAAAGGAACCACCACCTCAGTGAACTGATTCACCACTTGGGTCACGATCAAAAGAGAGGAAAGTCTCTGTGGAGAAGATCACGGATATTGTGTTAATGGAAATTTTAGGATTATATGCGAGAACGGTTTCTGAGAAAATTCCCACCTTGCGCAGCAGAGGCAAGTCCTCCTTGAAGAAGGCAATGTGGAACAGCACAGCAAAGTTATTGAAAAAGGTGAactgaatgagaaagagagatagataaGGAACATGagacattttcatttagtattaCAAAGAGCCCTGCAGAACACTCTGGTCTAGACATATACAGCTATCAGCTTTTAATATACGCTTGATATCTTTGAGGTAAAACACCTGCTATGAAGCACACACTAACACCAAAAATATATCATATGGATATGTAGAGAATTATAAAACTCACCACAAGGACTTTGGTGGTATAATGATAGTCAAAAGATGACTCCTCCCTATGATTTTCTAAAAGACAAGAGagagttaattatttttaatacagtataactttaatatgtgtgtgtttgtgttttctgatttctaaaattgtcatttaattattattataaataattattattagaaacatttaaaacattaatatttaacatattttttataaaataaatgatttaataaaattattgcatatattattctaatatataaTTAAGTATATGCTAGATTATAGAATATATGAatgatatatagataaaaaaatatgaccaaatccagaagaaacattttcaatatagtttcttttctgtgaaaaaaagaaagaatattaaGTTAACTATAACCAAAGTTAAGAAGCAATCATTAATCTGAACATCTAGTTAATTTGCAGTGTGCGTTTTCATTATTTCTGCATTATTCCAATTATTATattctataatttatatttttactattttatttttaatatatattttttttttcttaatttttattatgaacagaatattttgcaaaatatgaaaatacgATATCCTCTttattatgaacagaatattttgcaaaatatgaaaatacgATATCCtcaatatatcatatttatattataattatgtataataatgtgttatattattatatataattacggtaaaaagctaataataaaccaattttaattaaaattcactatttaatttatacactttcattataatttgttgttttgacAACTAGTATTTTTGCCTGATCTTTTTCTTACCTGCTTCTGTTAGCTTCAAGGCCACGTTGCGATATATATTCCCAAGCACATTAGTGTAGAGTATATGGGCTATAGAAGGGAGATACAGCAGGACTACTGTGAAGTATGAACCAGATGCTTTGTGCCAGCCTGAGACCAGGCGCTCAAAGAAGTAGAAACCTGCCATCCCCATGACCACCAGACCCAAAAACACCCCAACCACGGGAACTGACACCAGCCCTATCCTAAGCCTCCTCTTCCATTCAGGAAACAGTGGCTCCAGTCTGCCCGTGACCGGATTGGTGCTGAGTTCTCCATGGAAACCCGGTCTGGGCTCTTGAAATTGTTCAGCTAAATTGAAAGTGCCCCAGTGATAGGATAAAGCCGCGCTCCTCCTCTTCCACAGCTCCATGAATACCGTGGACCACAGCATGCTGAAGACTGCCTGCACCATGTAGGAGCTGACTGAGGGCTGGTCATCGTCCTGCTTCGGCAGTGTCGGCTCGCTGTCAGTTTTATTTCCACTGGAGAAGTTTGCACTGGGGAGGAAAAAGGTGATGAAGAGGCCTAGGATGGCTGGAGGAAATAATGACAAAGTGTAGAAGTCCAGGAAGCTGAAATAATAGGCTATAGTGCCACCAAAATAAGCGTGGATGGAGTCTGTAGAGAGAAAGAATGATTTATTAGTGTAATAAcaatcaaataattacaaaaaaattttcaTCTGTACTAtggaaataaattgtatttttatacacacgcacacaatagcctacatatacatacacacaatacaatatatattacgatacagattatttaaaaaattatgaaagcaaaaaacaatttcatattGTCGGAGAttttcgttaaaaaaaaatagaaatataacaatAGAATATTAAGTTTACATCAGTTGCTACTTAACGGCTTTGTATCGTATCAGACGATAAAAGCAATTATTTGCATTATGGTTTGCCGATTGTTTAAAGACAGCCGAGAATGTTTCTTGTGTCAAATTTAGCGCTGTCCAAGTTAAATTGATAACGCCGTTAATGCTGGTTGTGTTTGACCCTACGAGTCACCCGTAGCTCCAGCACAGACGCTTCAGTTCAAACTGCGGCGCGGGTCGCGCGAAATAATCATGAAGGAAAAGCGAAAGGTATGTTGTAAGATATTGTGTAACGTACcgaaatgtctcatgtaatcactcaattaGCGTTTCAACCGAAAGAAAGATGTCAAATAAAACAGCTtgcatttacctcagaaaagttATCCAGTGTTCACAGCTGGTTAGTTAACGTTAACTAAAAACACTAGAGGAAACTGATTTACTGTTAGGTGtgattaaataaatctgttatgaagacagtttttttttttttcaaaaccttaTGTGCAATTGTGTTGCAAACGTTTTCAAGTGTGATTTATTATATCGGAAAATACGTTAATTTTAAGCTCTAGATTGTGTAGGCTACCAAATGAAAGGATTTACTTTATAGTTAACAGCATTAGTTGGGAGAGATTTTTTTCCTTAAGAAAACTAAACATCGGCAGATATTATGAATAATCGGCTATGGGTACCGGCTGAGaaatttagtgtatatatatatatatatatatatatatatatatatatatatatatatatatatatatatatatatataatagaatataacaTTAGGCCTAAAAAGAATGGACCCCCAGGTGTACAGAATACATTGTAGCTTCACAGTGTGGCATATGAGActgaaattaattgtataatacatGTATTAGTTATAGTCAAATTACTTCAGAAAGTTTTATTAGTGCTTCCATGATagccattaaaatgaattaaatgggCCTGAACAAAAGATAATTGTGTATCATTTAAAATCTGATGGGGAGGCATACTACAGTTACTTAATGTCTGTGTAGTTGAgtgatgagagtgtgtgtgtgtgtgtgtgtgtgtgtgtgtgtgtgtgtgtgtgtgtgtgtgtgtgtgtgtgtttgtacctaaAGGCTGCCCCCACAGACTCTTGTGAGAGTACCATTGCTTCCCCAGAGCCGAAAGCAGCTTCTGGTCATGAAGAGGGGTGATGTTACGGATCACACCTGCTTTCTCCAGCTTCTGTACTGCAGCACACAGAGagaaatagatagacagataaacagatagatagatagatagatagatagatagagggacAGGACATTACCATATTAAGTTTTAACTATGGGAATACAGTTGGGAGTCTAGGCAGCATGCAGTGACTAAGCAGttcagagagagaggagagtggagCCTACTGGCTACTCCTGGAACTGAATGATGTAAATAGTGTACTGACAAACTGTTTACTGCATAGTGTGTAGAATACACTGTATAATGCCtgctattttataaaaacacagtttgCAAAACTGTATGTAACCTTaaaagttcaaaaaacatttacaatgcatAAGGAAAATGTGCTGcaaccagcaaacaaacaaaaaatagtatGGTAGTATGCTAATTTGATCATAGCCATAAatataattatctttaaaatcatatttaatgcaaaaatttcAAATTGTGTCAATCCAGTCAAATAAGTCCAGAAGGTGTTAAAATGCTACATACAGATACTCACAGATGCTTTCTCTGGCTTTTAACTTCCCTTTGGGTGCTGGGACTCCTGGGACACGCTGGTCCTCCATGGCTCTCATGGAATCCAATTCATGTTTAACAATGTACTGCCTCTCGGCCAGTGTCAGAAACTGCTGCATGTTGTCTGCAGAAACAgtgaaataatgaattttaagCTAATAACATATGCTGGATGTTAAAGCTTACATGCTAACATGAACACTCGGTAAAATGTACCAAATAGTTTTTGATTTGTTGGTATGTCACGATACTGGTGTATTGTCTTACCACATAGTCACCAGTGAAGTACATACTTTTAGTGCCTAGTAGAAATATGCTAATTTAGATGCAGGCACAATCTTATTATTTCAATGATCAAATATTCACCAATGTTGCAAAAGTTGTCACGGTCCTCAAAGGAGAAGGCCGTCATGTTTCCGTCCTGGTAGGTTTTGCAGAGGCCCAGGTCCTCAGTCACCCTGAGAAGGGTACAGCGAGGGGCCGCCACAACTATCATGTCCCCTTTCATGTCCTCACCGGGGTGAACTAACAATTGAGCCCCTAAACACAGCAGGGAAGAAGAATACTGagatttaaaagtatatttaatattattactactgataataatattattaatattactgttcttaccTCCGGCCTTCACAGGTGCAGATATCACAGACATGATCCACTGTTTGGTGATGGGCTGGATGTTCTCAGCCAGCTGGATCAGAACCAAAGGTTCTATATGGCTGGAGATACAGCAGGGGCAACTGACCCGGGACCAGGAGCTGGGTCCTGTCACCTTGCTCAGGGTTGAAAATCCCTCCTGAGGTTCCCCCTGGGATGTCATGGTGTCCCTGTGGAACTGTAACCCATTAAAGAGTATGtatctgcttttatttatttttttaacatttcataataGTCGACACTTTCCAAGAGTCAAGTTCTTAATAGagcttgaaacttttttttttaatttgaattattccttaattatttattattaagtgtcttaataattaatacaaattattattattattattattattatgaaatattataataaatataaatattttttgttgttgatagtTTTCAGTCATGTGACTGGCAGGCAAAACAttcatagaactgcagcacaagcctgtcGATTTTCTATCTGTTCACATCCAAAAGTATTTAGATCATCTCTCAAAAGatttgtgaacaaaatgcaagttctGGCCATTAGCAATGCACATAAAGCACCCGCCACTTTATATATCAATCCCTAAAAACAGCGGTACATTCTAACACGTTTAATGTGAAAACACTTAGTGcttttaaaacagtgatattaaaaaattaaattagtacACACCTTATTGATAATGCGTGCTttatacaggcaagcagatgagctCAGAATATGAGCGCAATGCCTTAAATGGTTAAGCGTTTTCTTTATAATGGTGTTCTAtaggaaaacatttaatattcaaCTTTGCGCATTGCGTTTATATTCTtggttcatctgcttgcctgtacaaagtaTGCATTATCAGtaaggtgtgtactgaatttgacctttcaatatcactgtcttactacattactacttaatgcaatcCTCATAAAAATGACTGGCGGTCAGTGGAGGAAAGCCTGTCAGAAACCTTTCCAAAATTCTGATACAAAATGGCCTAAAactgtataaattattttaaataatatatacttattggtgattaattattataacaactaatataacacaatatttttattgttataataatatacaattttttaataaatattcatattgttttttgttgttgttgagaaaACAACAGCATTCGTTTGCTGACAGTGAAAGTTTGTAACCAAACATTgggtctaaatacatttaaaaactctGATTCGAGGTAAGTTTGCTATTTTGTAGCaacaaacatattatataaatatataaaaattatatatatatatatatatatatatatatatatatatatatatatatatatatatatatatatatatatatacatatacatatacatatacatatatatatatacatacattgttTGGTCAAGACTTGCAAGAGTAAAGTCAAACTGTATAAAATAGGCAAATAAAGGGGCGAATGGAAACAAAATACACAGCAACAGTTCATTCAAATCACCTCCGGTACATGCAAACATGTGAGTAAGTTATCAGACATCTGGCTGTTTGGAAGACAATAGACAAGCTCATACCAAACAAAACACCCTTTTACAGTGCACACAAACATCAAGTACTAAATTACATAATTCAAGCTAATGCAGAGAGCTTCAGGCacttgagagagaaaaaatagcatgcataaaGCACTGTTAAATAAGGCCTCACCCTCTGGTTACAGCCTTTGTttaaaattccaaaatgacaaaagctgTACTTTAAACTCAAATGAGAGCAAACTAAAACATAAACAGGAAGTGAGCGAGTTAAAGAATGAGAGAGATATTCAGTAGATGGAAAGGAACGGTTCTGCAGGCTACCTGTCAAAGCCAGGGACCTTCTTCTGTCGTAGCGCTTGAGTTTTGTTGATGTTCCCACCCCTCCAGTGTGCTGTTTGAAACAAACTGAAGTGTGAAAACTCACAGTCAGCGTGTACGACACACTTCTAGGATGGGTTGTTCACCACACTCACTTGTTCAGAGCCAATCCATTCTCTGGTTTACTTGGACAGATGAGGAATGCAGCTGAAAGTCTCTCCTCCCAGTCTTTAGGGTGTGGAAGGACTTCCATTTTTTTCCGGATGGTGGATGCTCTTCTGCAGTTTGAGCACATCTGGGTCCTATTGCctgtcatgtttatttttgaaaatatcatATGGCTAATGTAGGATACTTTACAATTACAGTATATGCCATATATGACATGAAATATAACCATGTTATATAAGGCATATAACACACAGAGTATTATGAGTGAGCATTTGCAATGGACTAAAAGGAGTAAATTAGTTTCTATTTCTAACTTATTGTCAGTTGTTCTTTGTTTAATGCAGTTTTCACTCTGACTGTTAGCTTCAACTTAGctttagctttaatttttcaatcgtttagttttttttacaaatgcaaaaattaatgcatttaactaatttaaatgttttataataaatatgtaaacttttataatataatattaaaatgtattataaatatattataataatttataggtaattacacattataaatgttttaaaatattccatataaaatattatacaaaattaaaattaatttgtggtcatttattatttcattgtagtttttttttagttgtcatTAGCACTAGTTACTGCTAGCATATTCACTGTAACATCCACATTAATtcactttctttttaaagaaagactTTTGACACCAAATGACACAATAgtgacatatttacatttttattctacaGATGATTATACTTCTCATATCCTGTAAATGTGCATTGTCAATTATTAGGAAGTTTccattccattattattattttgctattaAAACCACTGAGTGGGTGGAGACATAAAGAAGAATGAACAGGAATGTTGGCTTTGTAAATACATTCATGCAAATGACCAGAAGAGCATGTGTTCCTCTAAAGAAACAGTAGGCGTGCCTTTATGTACATAAATTTTGTGCGCtgctcatataaataatatttattgttcaaaagtttggggtcagtaacattcagttttaaagaaatgaatgattTAAGTTGAGCAAGGGCAAAAATGACggtaaaagcatttttatttatatatttgtttatttaaaaacaaatctaataaatgctgttcttttgttctattcattaatatatataatatatatatatatatatattatatatatatatatatatatatatatttaaatattatgtagcacagctgttttcagcattgataagtaatgcttcttgagcagcaaatcagcatattagaatgatttctgaaggatcatgtgacactgaagactggagtaatgactgctgaaaattcagctttgcatcacaggaaaaaaatattaattttattttttttggataatgTGAAACTTTGGTTTGTAGTTTTGAATGTTGCAGTTTGTACTGCATTTTAGATCAAATACaccattggtgagcataagagacttctttcaaaaacacacaaacttcatacttttgaacgatagtgtacaatctttcacacttttttgtcatttgcttgcttttatctttttctttaataataaaaaaaacaaggtttcctcagaaatatacagtttatttacaaatacaATTGCATTTGCATAGAAATttaaaattccaaaataaaaatacatagtaGTAAACAGATTTATTAGAGGCATCTATAGCTGAAAATATTATCTGAATTAAAAGCTCCCAAAGTGATTACAAGTAAACAGATAAATATATTGCTCTGTTGACTTGCCTCATTTGAAAGCATTCTCCTATGACATGGGATCTGTCCAGGATGGTGTCACAGTTACAGAATAATCACAAATCATTACAGTGTCCATTGCATTTTATTAGTTTCGCTGTGCCACAGAATCACGGTATAAAGAAAAGCTCTATTCAAATGTCCAACCAGTTATGCAATCTAGTTGGCTTGGAAGGAGCAGGAAGGTAGACAATACCCCTAAGGCACATGAGGATTgtttatacttaaatattatatattattatgtatatatttcatcTGAAACATTAATTATGCTCATAATGACTGTATGAAACTGAGTTACATGTGGTCACAGCTATTCTAGGATATATCCCAGAATTCCAACATCATTGAACCAGAGTCAAGACAAAGGCAGGTGTTAAAACGAGCAGGAAACAATACAAAAGTGTCGGACGAGTGAACAAATCTGCCGTATGAACGGATGAGAGATCAGCCGAGGATGTTCTCGCTCTCCTGACGCCGTCAGATGCAACAGTTCGTCACACCAGATGGAAGGGTTGCGCCGGTTAGATCTACCCTGATGACGACAGAGGATTTTTACAGACCCTCCACCCTATGACAGCTATGGACAGCTGGCAACCCTCACCGGCAGGAGAGGCCCGTGCACCCCGCTTCACGCCCTCACCTTGAGCTCAAAGTGCGAAATTGTCACCGTGTGTTAGTCAGGAGAACCAAAAGCAAACTTCAATCCTCAATAACTTAATATCTCACTGGATATGTAACAGATTACTCGAGGAGCAGCTACTTGTGACGTCCTCCGGATCAGGATATTAGTTAGTCGATTGGCAAAAAAACACCTCGAATTGGGTGAGATGAGAAAGAAAAGCAAGACAACCAGAGCAGAATGAAACAGGCGCAGCAAAGTTTTGACAGACAGCTGGGGGAAAGCGATGATCCGTAAGCGGTTTTGCAGCATCAACACTGAGAATAGTTAAAGCGTGAGACTTTCCTGAGTTCTCAATGGCGCACGTGGCAACCGAAAGGACCTCCTTTTGCTGGCCTTCAGCTTTTTAACACTACAACTAAGAATTCATTTCCACTCGCACCTTCACACACCGTCCCACAGTCTATACATCTCTTTACTTTACATGGATGGGCAAAAACTGAGTTTGATATTCTTGTGCCTCTAATAAAAGACATCCAACATTTGATTCGTCAGTACATTCATACatggtatataaatatttatatagctTGACATTCTGTTTGTTTCTGGACCCCCCTTCTCTAAATATCTGAtggcgatgatgatgatgatgatgatgatggtgaacCTAAGGCTGTAATAGCTGGTAGCAGCAGCAGGGTAAGACACTGTACATAACCCAGTGTTAAAGGGAGAATGCAGAAGAGAGAGGCTTATGGGAGTTTGTTTGGGGGGATTTTGATTTCGtcattgtggcaaaaaaaaagggTCTTCTAAAACGTCTGCTCAGGGATGACTGTGTTGAAGGGGTAGTCCCAGAATGTGGTAGTGATCCCAAAACCTGGAAAAAATACAGAATGAACAGAAGgctttaaaaaaggaaacaaaacaaaaacagtgcaaacagcaggttaaatgtaataaataaattaaaatattttttaatattataaaataaattattttttaataat
This window harbors:
- the LOC109051184 gene encoding anoctamin-10-like, with translation MTSQGEPQEGFSTLSKVTGPSSWSRVSCPCCISSHIEPLVLIQLAENIQPITKQWIMSVISAPVKAGGAQLLVHPGEDMKGDMIVVAAPRCTLLRVTEDLGLCKTYQDGNMTAFSFEDRDNFCNIDNMQQFLTLAERQYIVKHELDSMRAMEDQRVPGVPAPKGKLKARESILQKLEKAGVIRNITPLHDQKLLSALGKQWYSHKSLWGQPLDSIHAYFGGTIAYYFSFLDFYTLSLFPPAILGLFITFFLPSANFSSGNKTDSEPTLPKQDDDQPSVSSYMVQAVFSMLWSTVFMELWKRRSAALSYHWGTFNLAEQFQEPRPGFHGELSTNPVTGRLEPLFPEWKRRLRIGLVSVPVVGVFLGLVVMGMAGFYFFERLVSGWHKASGSYFTVVLLYLPSIAHILYTNVLGNIYRNVALKLTEAENHREESSFDYHYTTKVLVFTFFNNFAVLFHIAFFKEDLPLLRKRLSSLLIVTQVVNQFTEVVVPFLVDRFLTSADRNLKEDDPEVDHLQAQGSLPAFPGLFAEYIELLVQFGYLSLFSCVYPLTAPLLLLNNLTEIRTDAYKLCKLFNKPFSAPVANMGVWQPAFEVLSFISVMSNCWLLLLSPHVKELTEDAGLSSSKVLVIAVIVEHVLIMVKMILAFMIPDEPDWVRIKREQIEYHSMQALKKQRIMRSSVDDKLPSKA